In a single window of the Romeriopsis navalis LEGE 11480 genome:
- the trpE gene encoding anthranilate synthase component I: MTFPSFAQFEPLARQGNFIPVYQELVADLDTPVSAWYRVCAGQPYSFLLESVEGGENLGRYSLLGCNPLWILEARGEQTTQTYRDGQQHTFTGDPFQALSNCLEPFHPVKLPELPPGIGGLFGYWGYELIQWIEPTVKVHPITADDAPDGLWMQVDHLLVFDQVKRKIWAIAYADLRDPQTKPQAAYDAACAQVQQLVDKLRSPLSESTTFLNWSPPQAGAKEVSESLPIQSNFTRESFCEAVETSKAHIKAGDIFQVVISQQLSTQFSGEPFDLYRSLRLVNPSPYMAFFNFQDWQIIGSSPEVMVKAENAPDGTKQALVRPIAGTRKRGKTAAEDLELEQDLLADPKEVAEHVMLVDLGRNDLGRVCQSGTVQVDELMIIERYSHVMHIVSNVVGTLREDKTAWDLLKASFPAGTVSGAPKIRAMQIINDLEPTRRGVYSGVYGFYDFEGQLNSAIAIRTMVVQPDGAGQHTVSVQAGAGLVADSVPDSEYEETLNKARGVLEAIRCLNHDG; encoded by the coding sequence ATGACCTTCCCCAGCTTTGCACAATTTGAGCCCCTAGCACGTCAGGGCAATTTTATTCCGGTTTACCAAGAGCTAGTGGCAGATTTAGATACCCCGGTTTCAGCTTGGTATCGGGTCTGTGCCGGGCAACCCTATAGCTTTTTACTCGAATCGGTGGAGGGGGGCGAGAACTTAGGACGTTATAGTCTGCTGGGCTGTAACCCACTGTGGATATTGGAAGCGCGCGGCGAGCAGACGACTCAGACCTATCGCGATGGCCAACAGCATACCTTTACAGGTGATCCGTTTCAGGCCCTATCCAACTGCCTCGAACCATTTCATCCGGTGAAGCTGCCCGAATTGCCCCCCGGTATTGGCGGTCTATTTGGTTATTGGGGATATGAACTGATTCAGTGGATTGAACCAACCGTGAAAGTCCATCCGATTACGGCGGATGACGCACCGGATGGTCTATGGATGCAGGTTGATCACCTCTTAGTGTTTGATCAGGTAAAGCGGAAAATTTGGGCGATCGCCTATGCCGATCTGCGCGACCCCCAAACCAAGCCGCAAGCCGCTTATGATGCCGCTTGTGCGCAGGTTCAGCAATTAGTCGATAAACTCCGATCACCCCTATCGGAAAGCACCACCTTTCTCAACTGGAGCCCCCCCCAGGCCGGTGCGAAGGAAGTTAGCGAAAGTCTACCGATACAGAGCAATTTCACCCGTGAGAGCTTCTGCGAAGCCGTCGAAACATCCAAAGCCCACATCAAAGCCGGGGATATTTTCCAGGTTGTCATTTCGCAGCAGCTCTCGACTCAGTTTTCGGGAGAACCGTTTGATCTCTATCGGTCGCTGCGTTTAGTCAATCCATCGCCGTACATGGCCTTTTTTAATTTCCAAGATTGGCAGATTATTGGCTCCAGTCCGGAAGTCATGGTTAAGGCTGAGAATGCCCCCGATGGCACCAAGCAAGCGCTCGTGCGGCCGATCGCCGGTACTCGCAAACGGGGTAAGACGGCAGCGGAAGATTTAGAACTCGAACAAGATCTCTTAGCTGACCCCAAGGAAGTCGCAGAACACGTGATGCTGGTTGATCTCGGTCGCAATGATTTGGGCCGGGTTTGCCAAAGCGGCACAGTACAAGTTGATGAACTGATGATTATCGAGCGGTATTCCCATGTCATGCATATCGTCAGTAATGTCGTCGGTACGCTCCGGGAAGATAAAACAGCTTGGGATTTACTCAAAGCCAGTTTCCCGGCTGGGACAGTCAGTGGTGCTCCAAAGATTCGAGCAATGCAGATTATCAATGACTTGGAACCCACACGCCGAGGCGTCTATTCTGGCGTCTATGGGTTCTATGACTTTGAGGGGCAGCTGAATAGCGCGATCGCGATTCGAACCATGGTGGTGCAGCCTGATGGGGCGGGTCAACATACTGTGAGTGTGCAAGCGGGGGCCGGACTGGTAGCTGACTCCGTACCGGATAGTGAGTATGAGGAAACCCTAAATAAAGCGCGAGGCGTCTTGGAAGCCATTCGTTGTTTGAATCATGACGGGTAA
- a CDS encoding precorrin-8X methylmutase, whose product MEWHITDAQSLAIIDREVGAHTLSPAEYELVRRVIYATADYDYKNLIRFSDTALQSGAAALAARATIIVDVPMVQVGISPVIQQTFANPIYAAINTPTRPQKGKSMSAWGIETLARRYPEAIFIVGESQTALQSLSQLIAAEEIRPALVVATPAGFVHAKAAKAQLSDSLVPYIRTEGRKGNAVVAAALTTGLVELAWQAYGQEPNSAI is encoded by the coding sequence ATGGAGTGGCACATTACCGACGCCCAGAGCCTTGCGATCATCGATCGTGAAGTGGGCGCTCATACCTTATCTCCAGCCGAGTATGAGCTTGTTCGACGGGTGATCTATGCAACCGCTGACTACGACTACAAAAATCTAATTCGCTTCTCCGATACGGCACTCCAATCCGGCGCCGCGGCTTTGGCGGCGCGGGCAACGATTATTGTCGATGTCCCCATGGTACAGGTTGGAATTTCGCCCGTAATTCAGCAAACTTTTGCAAATCCGATCTATGCGGCGATCAATACTCCGACCCGACCGCAAAAGGGAAAAAGCATGTCAGCTTGGGGGATTGAAACACTGGCCCGGCGATATCCAGAAGCAATTTTTATTGTGGGTGAATCCCAAACAGCGTTACAAAGTTTATCCCAACTGATTGCCGCAGAAGAAATTCGACCCGCATTAGTCGTCGCAACTCCCGCTGGGTTTGTCCATGCCAAAGCGGCGAAAGCCCAATTGAGCGATTCCCTTGTGCCCTATATCCGGACTGAAGGCCGTAAAGGCAATGCGGTCGTAGCGGCAGCCCTCACGACAGGACTCGTCGAGCTCGCTTGGCAAGCCTATGGTCAAGAACCGAATAGTGCCATTTAA
- a CDS encoding alpha/beta hydrolase, with the protein MFNPYLLDIRPIGPTDQPRFKSYLVSSTAPVNVEQPPIACEGGDPQHGIDAMAEFITQHSAESAAGGVEILIQIHGYNTNADYIAERYAQTAEYLAEKYPPTDAARLFLCYRWSSEPVSKLFKDSLNIAQSALPQLLRLISQSSKFGVLTALIGLVFGVLLVISEGLRFVALLLAFLILLFLAIGLSIPILTLLLLRLSNYFRDVHRADQYGALDLVEFIRQLNRAVVQQTNGQWDKPRIRLSFIGYSMGASVVTQAVRILSDVFDRQSISTLDMSDRAAPPPSEVGDVFRLGRLVLVAPDISTESIISGRGNTLRSSIRRFEEAYLFCNEGDMALRVASTVANYFSFPAATREGGYRLGAMAVRKPNYQSEKVLQYGVLNLSSQGELADRRHFLDYLSIRRDFSLRKRQEAMWGHDESRQAAENRDLIQKLERKPIAELFTYFDCTDYQEPVQDPQPGQPQTQGILGLAAGKASLGYVDLLKLLIALVQGKLDPHGGYLQDRAKFSRELIFGLGSLGFGGLLDQFVDKSEYDACYTQVCQQASNLQPHQKKRLAAVQVFSQLNRDRGIQVLLSPERYNVDVKAGRTNRRGY; encoded by the coding sequence ATGTTTAACCCCTATTTACTGGATATTCGACCGATCGGGCCCACTGATCAACCGCGCTTTAAGAGTTATCTCGTTTCCAGTACGGCGCCAGTGAACGTGGAGCAACCCCCGATTGCCTGTGAAGGTGGGGATCCGCAACATGGGATTGATGCGATGGCTGAATTTATTACGCAGCATTCGGCAGAGTCAGCAGCGGGTGGGGTCGAAATCCTGATCCAGATTCATGGTTACAACACGAATGCTGACTATATTGCTGAACGCTATGCGCAGACGGCTGAGTATTTGGCCGAAAAATATCCGCCAACTGATGCGGCGCGGTTATTTCTCTGTTATCGCTGGTCTTCGGAGCCAGTTTCGAAGCTATTCAAAGATTCGCTGAATATTGCCCAGTCCGCCTTGCCCCAGCTTTTACGGCTGATTTCGCAGTCATCGAAATTCGGAGTTTTAACGGCTTTGATCGGTTTAGTGTTTGGTGTTTTATTGGTAATTAGTGAGGGACTGCGATTTGTTGCCTTACTATTAGCATTTTTGATTTTGTTGTTTTTAGCGATTGGCTTAAGTATTCCAATTTTGACGCTGCTGCTGTTGCGCTTGTCGAATTATTTTCGTGATGTACATCGCGCCGACCAGTATGGGGCTTTAGATTTAGTTGAGTTTATTCGACAGTTAAATCGGGCGGTGGTACAGCAAACAAATGGCCAGTGGGATAAACCGCGAATTCGGTTGTCGTTTATTGGTTACAGCATGGGGGCATCAGTCGTGACCCAAGCGGTCCGCATTTTGTCAGATGTGTTTGATCGCCAATCGATTTCGACCTTGGATATGAGCGATCGCGCCGCCCCGCCGCCCTCAGAAGTCGGGGATGTCTTTCGTTTAGGGCGTTTAGTACTGGTTGCACCGGATATTTCGACCGAGAGCATTATTTCGGGCCGCGGTAATACTTTGAGATCGTCGATTCGGCGGTTTGAGGAGGCCTATCTTTTTTGTAATGAAGGGGATATGGCGTTGCGGGTGGCTTCGACGGTGGCGAATTATTTCAGCTTTCCGGCGGCGACCCGCGAAGGTGGTTATCGGCTCGGGGCGATGGCGGTGCGGAAGCCTAACTACCAGAGTGAAAAAGTGCTGCAATATGGGGTGCTGAATCTGTCGTCGCAAGGTGAATTGGCCGATCGGCGGCATTTTCTAGATTACCTATCGATTCGCCGCGATTTTTCACTCCGCAAACGCCAGGAAGCTATGTGGGGGCATGATGAATCCCGTCAGGCAGCGGAGAATCGTGATCTGATTCAAAAGCTTGAGCGTAAACCAATTGCGGAATTGTTTACTTATTTTGACTGCACGGATTACCAAGAGCCGGTGCAAGATCCCCAACCGGGTCAGCCGCAGACTCAAGGTATCTTGGGCCTTGCCGCTGGGAAAGCGAGTTTAGGGTATGTGGATTTGCTGAAGTTGCTGATCGCCTTAGTCCAAGGCAAGCTCGATCCCCACGGGGGGTATTTGCAAGATCGGGCCAAATTTAGCCGTGAGTTAATTTTTGGATTAGGCTCCTTGGGCTTTGGGGGGCTGCTCGATCAGTTCGTCGATAAATCGGAATATGACGCCTGTTATACCCAGGTCTGCCAACAGGCCAGCAACTTACAGCCACATCAAAAAAAGCGATTAGCCGCCGTGCAGGTCTTTTCACAATTGAACCGCGATCGTGGGATTCAAGTATTGCTATCACCAGAGCGCTATAACGTTGATGTCAAAGCCGGACGCACAAATCGGCGGGGCTATTGA